One Pyrus communis chromosome 13, drPyrComm1.1, whole genome shotgun sequence genomic window carries:
- the LOC137712107 gene encoding putative disease resistance protein At4g19050, with protein MALGLKERIEKILETLKNDGVTTIVLDGMRGEWKTWTAREISMKRDLIHDSLWVYLNKQYDSSSLLENIAGQLSLISIHEEYDGDEEEENMRLELKQRIAIKLKGLISAAHKEHKYFLLILDDVPYEQSVKDIISELKKLLGLNDTSFKVLITRDDGDKKHTTEEERTAEEEEEEEHTAEEHGAIQTIHTRLHSINVDQLSTQESKLLLKENIKKVISDSPGFEMLSKVIVEMRKSMPSEIIAIAKAFNYVEHIGSGVWSLESVSEAAADDEGAAINLLHRAWYDTLPSGVRADCFWHSKQFFSNNVCLHYKELITHWIMEGYVGCIDHIEKAYEQGHRVLMELIDRGMLRRQEDNIMEGIFSNIADHRCRGFTGTASMGLVNVFANSKWEGLGRLTHTDGMIKSPCSAKTWGKVSTLVMDGRCLSREVPEKYFQPMQELRILTILNPRFRSLPLSLTSLKNLSILVLRCCDLLEKIARLRELKNLNVLEISGATCLEKIDDDLFTDMPHLRSLNLSGANIKSLPGSLFQKTELRWLILRGCSQLIELPSLKSFENLEVLDLHGATSFKKFQDKTFAPLKKLQLIDLSNSQISRLPFLHNLGDLTRLLLAGCGSLKRLPILNTLTQLQILDLSDATSLQEIQKEPLDGLKVLDLSQTQISGLPSSVRNLSDLVLRDCSQLVKLPPIGATKELEQLDLSGSRNLAEIEDKSLQHMRFLRVLNFSKAKVKELPSLSNLVNLRQLLLMDCTVLEKLPAMEGLRRLQALNLSGCVALVDLPHLNALEKLEILDVSGCTALKGIHEKSFENMSCIRTINLSDSKIEFLPSLPKARIFCHLILRNCSNLKKLPPLEHLSKLEELDLCGAISLVDFEAGFLEHMHDLRILNLCGIPLTMLPSMSRLTNLRQLALKGCSSLETVQNLEALTLLEILDLSGTAIGSLPPLNTFSNLVQLLLKDCSRIQELQLLGSLSRLEVLDLSGNRMKKFPYEISELTSLQCLYLPDVRSMHDLDVGKIRRIPQEVNWDECGIFEHADIFCDNDKPSISVSGTEIFQFLDKNPKVWETKFKRFCFFVTKKQGQDGDIICCKDEIVKDVYSSTRHLCFPEEHDRSLEIHGSYSLPHGFESVLKHSNCISLVDNDIISCLCDLGADVVDVMKGCWIERCSKIESILCGAEENVRLGRSLEILWFSNLPKLRSLYNGNAEPKCFRNLKHLFLDCCPMIVNVFPSSQLPENLEILHVQFCDRLQTLVECDTASKYTLKRLRTVYLLELPKLTSIGIELPDQVDVEAMECPKFTKDAPAMVD; from the coding sequence ATGGCTTTAGGTTTGAAGGAACGGATAGAAAAGATACTGGAGACGCTGAAGAATGATGGTGTAACAACAATTGTTCTTGATGGTATGCGTGGAGAATGGAAAACGTGGACGGCAAGAGAGATAAGCATGAAGAGAGACTTAATCCATGACAGTCTATGGGTGTATCTGAATAAACAATATGATAGCAGCTCTCTACTTGAGAACATTGCCGGCCAGCTATCTCTAATCTCTATTCATGAGGAATATGATGGtgacgaggaggaggagaacATGAGGCTGGAATTGAAACAAAGAATAGCCATCAAGCTTAAAGGATTGATATCCGCAGCACATAAAGAACACAAATATTTTCTACTAATTCTGGATGATGTTCCTTACGAGCAGTCTGTGAAAGACATTATCTCAGAACTGAAGAAGCTGCTGGGTTTGAATGATACTTCTTTTAAGGTTTTAATAACTAGAGATGATGGTGACAAAAAGCACACCACAGAGGAGGAGCGCACcgcagaggaggaggaggaggaggagcacaCTGCAGAGGAGCATGGAGCAATTCAGACCATCCACACAAGGCTGCACAGCATAAACGTAGATCAATTGTCTACACAAGAGTCCAAGCTtttattgaaagaaaatatCAAGAAAGTAATTTCCGACTCTCCGGGCTTTGAAATGTTATCCAAGGTGATTGTGGAGATGAGAAAGTCCATGCCTAGTGAAATCATCGCAATAGCAAAAGCATTCAATTATGTTGAACATATTGGTTCTGGGGTTTGGTCATTGGAAAGTGTTTCGGAAGCAGCAGCTGATGATGAGGGAGCTGCAATAAATCTGCTACATCGTGCTTGGTATGACACATTGCCAAGCGGTGTTCGGGCAGACTGTTTTTGGCATAGCAAGCAATTTTTCAGCAATAATGTCTGTCTGCATTACAAAGAGTTGATCACTCATTGGATAATGGAAGGGTATGTTGGATGCATTGATCATATCGAGAAAGCCTATGAGCAAGGACATCGCGTTCTGATGGAGCTTATAGATCGTGGCATGCTAAGACGCCAGGAGGATAATATCATGGAAGGAATCTTTTCAAATATAGCTGATCACCGCTGTCGTGGGTTTACTGGGACTGCAAGCATGGGATTGGTTAATGTGTTTGCAAATTCCAAGTGGGAAGGTCTTGGGAGGCTTACACACACTGATGGTATGATAAAATCGCCGTGCAGTGCTAAAACCTGGGGAAAAGTCTCTACACTTGTGATGGATGGACGCTGCCTCAGTAGAGAAGTCcctgaaaaatattttcaaccaaTGCAGGAGCTCCGGATATTAACTATATTGAATCCCAGGTTCAGATCTCTACCCTTGTCCTTGACTAGCTTAAAGAACCTTTCTATTCTTGTGCTCAGATGCTGTGATCTCTTAGAGAAAATTGCTCGTCTCCGAGAACTTAAAAACTTAAATGTTCTTGAGATATCTGGTGCAACCTGCTTGGAGAAAATTGATGACGATCTTTTCACAGACATGCCTCACCTTCGAAGCCTTAACCTTTCTGGTGCCAATATCAAATCACTACCTGGTTCTCTCTTTCAAAAAACTGAACTACGGTGGCTCATCCTTAGAGGTTGTTCCCAATTGATAGAGCTTCCAAGCTTGAAATCATTTGAAAACCTCGAGGTGCTTGATCTTCATGGTGCTACATCTTTCAAAAAGTTTCAAGACAAAACCTTTGCTCCGCTTAAGAAACTTCAGTTAATTGATCTTTCCAATTCCCAAATTAGTCGCCTACCTTTTCTTCACAATCTTGGTGATCTCACTCGGCTTCTATTAGCTGGTTGCGGAAGCTTAAAAAGACTGCCCATCTTGAACACACTAACTCAGCTTCAAATTCTTGATCTTTCGGATGCTACAAGTTTACAAGAAATACAAAAAGAACCATTGGATGGCCTTAAAGTCCTTGATTTATCTCAGACTCAAATTAGTGGTCTGCCTTCAAGTGTAAGAAACCTTTCTGATCTTGTCTTAAGAGATTGTTCTCAGCTTGTAAAACTGCCCCCCATAGGAGCAACTAAAGAGCTTGAACAGCTTGACCTTTCCGGCTCAAGAAATCTGGCTGAAATTGAAGACAAATCCTTACAACATATGAGGTTCCTTCGAGTTCTCAACTTTTCGAAAGCCAAAGTAAAAGAATTACCATCTTTGTCCAACCTAGTTAACCTTCGCCAACTCCTGTTAATGGACTGTACGGTTCTAGAGAAACTGCCTGCGATGGAGGGCCTTCGCAGACTCCAGGCTCTCAATCTTTCTGGTTGTGTGGCATTGGTTGATTTGCCCCACCTGAATGCCCTTGAAAAATTAGAGATTCTTGACGTTTCAGGTTGTACGGCATTGAAAGGAATACATGAAAAGTCCTTTGAAAATATGTCATGCATTCGTACAATCAACCTCTCAGACTCTAAAATTGAGTTTCTACCTTCCCTTCCCAAAGCCAGAATCTTCTGTCATCTCATACTCAGAAATTGCAGCAACCTAAAAAAGCTCCCTCCTCTTGAACATCTGTCAAAACTTGAGGAACTTGATCTATGTGGTGCCATTTCTTTAGTTGACTTTGAAGCTGGGTTCTTGGAGCATATGCATGACCTTAGAATTCTCAACCTATGTGGAATCCCACTTACAATGCTACCGTCCATGTCCAGACTCACCAACCTCAGACAACTCGCACTAAAAGGTTGTTCGTCGCTGGAAACGGTGCAAAACCTTGAAGCACTAACACTGCTTGAGATTCTTGATCTTTCTGGAACAGCAATTGGGAGTCTGCCACCTCTAAACACTTTTAGCAACCTCGTCCAGCTCTTGCTGAAAGATTGTTCACGGATACAAGAGTTGCAGCTGCTAGGATCACTTAGTCGTCTGGAGGTTCTGGATCTTTCAGGAAACAGAATGAAAAAATTTCCCTATGAGATATCTGAATTGACTAGTTTACAGTGCCTTTATCTTCCAGACGTGAGGAGTATGCATGATCTCGATGTTGGAAAGATAAGGCGTATACCACAAGAGGTCAACTGGGATGAATGTGGTATCTTTGAGCATGCTGATATCTTTTGTGACAATGACAAACCTTCCATATCTGTAAGTGGAACggaaatttttcaatttttggacaaaaatcCCAAGGTGTgggaaacaaagttcaaaagattttgtttctttgtaacCAAGAAGCAAGGTCAAGATGGAGATATCATCTGCTGCAAAGATGAAATTGTCAAAGATGTGTACTCAAGCACCAGACACTTGTGTTTTCCTGAAGAGCATGATCGGTCTTTGGAAATCCATGGATCATATAGTCTTCCTCATGGTTTCGAAAGTGTCCTCAAGCATTCCAACTGTATATCTTTGGTTGACAATGACATTATAAGTTGCCTATGTGATTTAGGTGCTGACGTTGTGGACGTAATGAAGGGCTGTTGGATAGAGAGATGCAGTAAAATTGAGAGCATTCTCTGTGGAGCCGAGGAAAATGTCAGACTGGGGAGAAGTTTAGAGATTCTATGGTTTTCGAACCTTCCGAAGTTGAGAAGTCTATACAatgggaatgcagaaccaaagTGCTTTAGGAATCTTAAACATTTGTTTCTAGATTGTTGTCCAATGATTGTGAATGTCTTTCCCTCATCCCAGCTTCCAGAAAACCTCGAAATTCTTCATGTGCAATTTTGTGATAGATTGCAAACTTTGGTTGAATGTGATACAGCATCTAAGTATACATTAAAAAGGTTAAGGACAGTGTATCTGTTGGAACTGCCAAAGTTGACGAGCATTGGGATTGAATTGCCAGATCAAGTGGATGTCGAAGCTATGGAATGCCCTAAGTTTACGAAGGACGCTCCTGCTATGGTTGACTAG
- the LOC137712108 gene encoding probable disease resistance protein At4g19060, producing MAQEIEKYLMEKFRNGLDGRDKSISKIPKYSQFQEIKILLDDIFSSSLHDSSIRNKLYDLNNVLAECQMLSRKHGFNSPKELLTINRIRRDLNRIKRELKFIKDNKRSLHGNTDPQPNNGQASSTGGELSRWTTRSLDASKVYGFDDDVILMKKLLLQQGTDDRFRAVGIVGREGIGKTTLCQVLFNEQEVKNTFLPRIWVCMARHPDDDDNEVPKIVIVKRMLMHLGVGKEMVKSVCEKHGLGGLLYALRLQLMGKRYLIVLDHARETDSWCGQLDSCLTRDKEWDDGLAFGLPKGHGGRLIVTSRNEDIAKMMVGKENIHHLLPLSDHESCWAIFIDAVGRIPSSPSNLEDVTDDEGLWAILKDAVENNRTPSRPSNLEDLINNESFWAIYLDGVKNNWISIPSGPSDLEDLKLEVKEKCGGIPLALKMMGQATQESLKVIRGTNP from the coding sequence ATGGCTCAAGAAATTGAAAAGTACCTAATGGAAAAGTTCCGGAATGGACTTGATGGGAGAGACAAAAGTATCTCTAAGATTCCAAAGTACAGCCAAtttcaagaaataaaaattttactTGATGACATTTTCAGCTCATCCTTGCATGATTCATCCATCAGAAATAAGCTTTACGACCTCAACAATGTTTTGGCTGAGTGCCAAATGCTTTCGAGAAAACACGGTTTCAACTCTCCCAAGGAGCTACTCACCATAAACAGAATCAGAAGGGATTTAAACAGGATCAAGAGGGAGCTCAAGTTTATAAAGGATAATAAAAGATCATTGCATGGAAATACCGATCCACAACCTAATAATGGTCAAGCAAGCTCAACGGGTGGAGAGCTTTCGAGGTGGACTACGCGTTCACTAGATGCATCCAAggtttatggatttgatgatgATGTGATTTTGATGAAGAAGTTGCTTTTACAGCAAGGAACTGATGATCGGTTCAGGGCAGTAGGCATTGTTGGTAGGGAAGGTATAGGAAAAACAACACTTTGCCAGGTCTTATTCAACGAACAAGAAGTGAAAAACACATTCCTTCCGAGGATCTGGGTGTGCATGGCCAGACACCCGGATGACGACGACAATGAGGTTCCGAAAATAGTAATTGTCAAAAGAATGTTGATGCACCTCGGAGTTGGAAAGGAGATGGTCAAGTCCGTTTGTGAGAAGCATGGCCTCGGGGGACTGCTGTATGCTCTTCGCCTGCAATTGATGGGCAAGAGGTATCTGATCGTGCTTGATCATGCCAGGGAGACGGACTCATGGTGTGGACAGCTGGATTCGTGTTTGACTCGTGATAAGGAATGGGATGACGGCCTTGCATTTGGACTCCCAAAAGGGCATGGGGGAAGACTCATAGTCACAAGTCGGAATGAAGATATAGCTAAAATGATGGTCGGGAAGGAAAATATACATCACCTTCTGCCCCTTTCGGATCATGAAAGCTGCTGGGCGATATTCATAGACGCAGTTGGTCGGATTCCGTCCAGTCCCTCAAACTTGGAAGATGTGACAGATGATGAAGGCTTATGGGCGATATTAAAGGACGCTGTTGAGAATAATCGAACTCCATCCAGACCCTCAAACTTGGAAGATCTGATAAATAATGAAAGCTTCTGGGCGATATACCTGGACGGTGTTAAGAATAATTGGATTTCAATTCCATCCGGTCCCTCAGACTTGGAAGATCTGAAATTGGAAGTCAAAGAAAAATGTGGGGGCATTCCATTAGCATTAAAGATGATGGGACAGGCAACGCAAGAATCACTTAAGGTCATCCGTGGCACGAATCCTTAG